In Candidatus Binataceae bacterium, the genomic stretch GATTATCACCGGGGTGCCGAGAAGGGCAAAATCGTGCTTGCGCTCGGGTTCGGGCGAGTTGTCGTACACCTGTTTGCGGATATTGGGATCGTTGACCACACGGGCACGACCCTGGAACATGTAGGTTGCCTTCTTGTCGTTATCGCGATAGACCAACGCCAGCTTGGGATTCTTCTGGATCGACTGGATGAAGCGCCCGTCGGAATGGCGCACCCAGATCGCCAGCTGGTCGTCGCTGAAGACCTGGGTCGAGCCCCGAAAGGACATCACCGGCTGGCCGCTTTCATCGGTGTGCGCCACCGCGATCGGATGGTTGGTGGCTAGGGCGTGATTGACCAGCTCCTTGACTTCGGGGGGCAGTTTAAGTTCCGTCGGTGGGCGCGCACCGCCGGTAATTGCCTGATGCTGGATTAGAGAAATGGTGTCGCCCTTAAAATGAAACACTAAGGCGGTGCCCATGCCACTGGCTGTCCGGCCGATGATCCGGACTTGCTCGCCAGAGGGGCCGAAGGGCTCGGGCTTGCTCCAGGTGACCTCGCGAAAAATCTTGCCGCTGTCCGTCCCCGTCATCCGCTCCAACACGGCATTGCGTCCGGAAAGCGTGAAATTAAGCGACTCCATGCCGGCATCCTCGGCCAACAGGTCGGCTTGTGGGGTGGCCGCGCCGCCGCCGGCAGGGCGCAACGAGGCAAGGTACTTTTCTACCAACTCCAGTCGATTCGCCATTTTTCAAGCCTCCTGTCCGAAAGCGCTTATGCTGCCGGTAA encodes the following:
- a CDS encoding pyridoxamine 5'-phosphate oxidase family protein, which gives rise to MANRLELVEKYLASLRPAGGGAATPQADLLAEDAGMESLNFTLSGRNAVLERMTGTDSGKIFREVTWSKPEPFGPSGEQVRIIGRTASGMGTALVFHFKGDTISLIQHQAITGGARPPTELKLPPEVKELVNHALATNHPIAVAHTDESGQPVMSFRGSTQVFSDDQLAIWVRHSDGRFIQSIQKNPKLALVYRDNDKKATYMFQGRARVVNDPNIRKQVYDNSPEPERKHDFALLGTPVIIDLDSVEGFAGLGPNGPINPIRMQRGASSR